In the Eremothecium cymbalariae DBVPG#7215 chromosome 7, complete sequence genome, one interval contains:
- the HST2 gene encoding histone deacetylase HST2 (similar to Ashbya gossypii AGL018C) has product MSGKKEYQDIGRIVKYLNDHPKCKVMFMVGAGISTSCGIPDFRTPGVGLYDNVSKFNLPFAEAIFEINFFRENQKPFYTLAKGLYPGNFKPSLFHYFMRLFHMKGRLKRVYTQNIDTLESATGIEDEYIIEAHGSFRKNHCIDCNKEFPMELFKKVLEEDKGYAKCPSCKGLIKPKIVFFGEGLPDEFYDSWDKDKEALQSEDQCLVFVAGTSLMVYPFAALPEDVPEHLPRALINMDPVGDFLNNPRETDIILEGTADEFAEKIARDLGWFDELMRISGKQDSKQKTTSVKTSKNQSNKTPTESVIDEGGLCSTKEDKELFAITEKVRNLDLDKENKKDEQQ; this is encoded by the coding sequence ATGTCTGGCAAGAAGGAATATCAGGACATTGGGAGAATAGTAAAGTATTTGAATGACCATCCCAAATGTAAGGTGATGTTTATGGTTGGTGCTGGTATATCTACGTCCTGTGGGATTCCAGATTTCCGCACCCCAGGTGTTGGTTTATATGATAACGTCTCAAAGTTCAATTTGCCCTTTGCAGAagcaatatttgaaattaacttcttcagagaaaatcaaaaacCATTCTATACTTTGGCTAAGGGATTATACCCTGGGAACTTCAAACCATCGCTATTTCACTACTTTATGAGATTGTTTCATATGAAAGGACGTTTAAAGAGAGTTTATACCCAAAATATCGACACGTTAGAAAGTGCAACTGGTATCGAAGATGAGTATATCATTGAGGCACATGGCTCCTTCCGCAAAAATCACTGTATTGATTGTAATAAGGAGTTTCCCATggaacttttcaaaaaagttttggaagAGGATAAGGGATATGCCAAGTGTCCTAGTTGTAAGGGGTTAATAAAGCCTAAGATTGTATTCTTCGGTGAAGGATTGCCTGATGAGTTCTACGATTCTTGGGAcaaagacaaagaagcattGCAATCTGAAGACCAGTGCTTGGTCTTTGTTGCTGGGACTTCGCTAATGGTTTATCCATTTGCTGCATTGCCAGAAGATGTACCAGAGCATTTACCACGCGCCCTTATCAACATGGATCCTGTTGGTGACTTTCTGAATAATCCAAGGGAGACGGACATAATCTTAGAAGGTACGGCGGACGAATTCGCGGAAAAAATAGCACGTGATCTTGGTTGGTTTGATGAGTTGATGAGGATCAGCGGCAAACAGGattcaaaacaaaagaCAACCAGTGTAAAGACAAGTAAGAACCAAAGTAACAAGACGCCTACAGAGAGTGTTATTGACGAGGGTGGTTTGTGTAGTACCAAGGAGGATAAGGAACTTTTTGCTATTACGGAAAAAGTTCGTAATCTAGATTTGGATAAGGAAAATAAGAAGGATGAGCAACAGTAA
- the MSH4 gene encoding MutS family protein MSH4 (similar to Saccharomyces cerevisiae YFL003C) — protein MSNSNNSSSFIGGWCFDSSTTQGSLSTNDGNANGKICKQKLSHKSSVSQNRSRSVATSAQLLESRFSNVLSRVSGNTRRSAATGTKGRKFVSTAPGAPVAQEKVVCSIFESAKDADTRVGMCIINYTTGEMTISEFMDSQIFIRTLHKLQIHQPTEIILPSVSLSPKVSKLATLIKFNIPESVKVSEATVKYFNAKDGLKAVEHYGLFPHSEKVSCLEEFTGKKFGLCATSAAARYVTQYSNETSHHYKFRNFRIRYEGTENTMLIDPRTIRGLELVSNLIEKNGLSFFKHLNRTVTKPGQRALRNNILQPLSNANTIKMRFEAVVELQANPDLLRSLRSELKTVQDLDVLYCMLLSVNHGAIKQKHRINYAISLKDSFASSKKIKSLLEESQLKASLLQEIKENIFGTVLNDLQELINDHINEDCTLATTDLEHQNQMIYAVRSGSNGLLDVLRQLYKKVIDEVYEYVSKLSEDHHMNIDYGYDSSRGFFMKVKRTEVSTSDLHPTFINRIQKKNMIEFTTMHVVKLNARLNEVMSEILLMSDQLVERLLNDTVKHIAVLFMVAEAVSILDLLCSFAQYGSETNAIVPEFSDALLIKGARHPILSTVIDDYVPNDIVCTKSSSSIQIITGCNMSGKSVYIKQVALLNIMAQIGCPIPAEYACFPLYTKIHARVCNDPLELNSSTFAAEMKEMAYFLHDVDDKTLMIIDELGRGSSIGDGFAISLAITEHLVQKNCTVFLTTHFNDIAKIMSSRPTVVHLHMSTTLDETDALKMTYKITNEFDHIKNYGLRVVKSLFPPKIIKEACELANSISTARKKTTNSLLTTEESLEYQGRVVQVRQIHYLVALLSKIKSSEDFSLDSLKAIQENFVKRFNF, from the coding sequence ATGAGCAACAGTAATAACAGCTCTAGTTTTATTGGAGGGTGGTGTTTTGATTCGTCTACTACTCAGGGTTCGTTGAGCACAAATGATGGCAACGCCAATGGGAAGATTTGTAAACAGAAGTTGAGTCATAAGTCTTCAGTTTCTCAGAATCGTAGTAGATCCGTGGCAACCAGTGCTCAATTACTTGAATCCAGGTTTTCAAATGTATTGTCTAGAGTTTCTGGTAATACTAGAAGGAGTGCTGCTACGGGTACGAAAGGTCGGAAGTTTGTTTCTACTGCGCCTGGTGCTCCTGTGGCGCAGGAGAAAGTTGTCTGTAGCATATTTGAATCGGCGAAGGATGCTGATACCAGGGTTGGGATGTGTATTATAAATTACACTACTGGTGAAATGACTATATCAGAATTCATGGATTCTCAGATCTTCATCCGAACCTTACATAAGCTTCAAATCCATCAGCCAACTGAAATTATACTTCCAAGTGTATCTTTATCACCCAAAGTTTCCAAATTAGCTACTTTGATTAAATTCAATATCCCCGAGTCGGTAAAAGTGAGTGAGGCCACTGTGAAATATTTTAACGCTAAAGACGGTTTGAAAGCTGTAGAACATTATGGTCTTTTTCCACACTCTGAAAAAGTTTCCTGCCTTGAAGAGTTTACCGGCAAGAAGTTTGGCCTCTGTGCAAcatctgctgctgcacgTTACGTAACACAGTATTCCAATGAAACAAGCCACCATTACAAATTTAGAAACTTCCGTATTCGTTATGAGGGGACTGAAAATACAATGCTCATCGACCCACGTACTATTAGGGGCTTAGAGTTAGTCTCaaatttaattgaaaaaaatggattGTCATTCTTTAAACATTTGAATAGAACTGTAACTAAGCCAGGACAACGCGCGCTAAGaaacaatatattgcaACCATTGTCGAATGCTAATACTATAAAAATGCGCTTTGAGGCAGTCGTTGAATTACAAGCTAACCCTGACTTGCTACGTTCTCTTAGAAGTGAACTTAAAACGGTACAGGACTTGGACGTGTTATACTGTATGCTATTATCCGTTAATCATGGTGCCATTAAACAGAAACATAGAATTAATTATGCCATATCTTTAAAGGATTCGTTTGCTTCTTCCAAGAAAATTAAGAGTCTACTTGAGGAAAGTCAATTGAAGGCTTCTTTATTGCAGGAGATAaaggaaaatatttttggaacTGTGCTGAACGATCTTCAAGAGTTAATAAACGACCATATAAATGAAGATTGTACATTGGCTACAACTGATCTAGaacatcaaaatcaaatgaTTTATGCTGTACGAAGCGGATCAAATGGTTTGCTTGATGTCCTACGGCAGCTGTATAAGAAGgttattgatgaagtttATGAGTATGTGTCCAAGCTATCTGAGGACCATCATATGAATATAGATTACGGTTACGATTCGTCCAGAGGCTTCTTTATGAAAGTTAAACGAACCGAAGTATCTACCTCTGACCTACACCCAACTTTCATCAACAGgatccaaaagaaaaatatgattGAATTTACCACAATGCATGTGGTAAAATTAAACGCTCGTTTAAATGAAGTAATGTCTGAAATCTTATTGATGAGTGACCAGTTGGTTGAACGTTTACTTAATGATACCGTCAAGCATATCGCTGTATTATTTATGGTTGCAGAAGCCGTTTCAATCCTTGACTTGCTTTGTTCGTTTGCCCAGTATGGTTCAGAGACGAATGCAATTGTACCTGAATTTTCTGATGCATTGCTCATTAAGGGTGCTAGACATCCTATCCTGTCGACTGTAATTGATGATTATGTGCCTAATGATATTGTTTGTACCAAGagttcttcatcaatacAAATTATTACGGGATGCAATATGAGCGGTAAGTCTGTGTACATAAAGCAAGTTGCcttgttgaatattatGGCACAGATTGGTTGCCCTATTCCGGCTGAGTATGCTTGTTTTCCTTTATACACCAAAATACATGCTCGTGTTTGTAATGATCCGCTTGAATTGAATTCCTCAACATTTGCAGCTGAAATGAAAGAAATGGCCTACTTTTTGcatgatgttgatgataaaacGCTAATGATTATTGATGAGTTAGGTAGGGGTTCAAGCATTGGCGATGGGTTTGCCATATCGTTAGCTATAACGGAGCATTTGGTGCAAAAAAACTGCACTGTGTTTCTCACCACACACTTTAATGACATAGCTAAGATAATGTCAAGTAGGCCAACTGTTGTTCATTTGCATATGTCAACAACTCTCGATGAAACCGATGCTTTAAAAATGACTTATAAGATAACTAATGAGTTTGACCACATTAAAAATTATGGTTTAAGGGTTGTGAAATCATTATTCCCACCGAAGATCATTAAGGAAGCCTGTGAGCTCGCCAATTCAATCTCTACAGCTCGTAAGAAAACTACAAATAGCCTTCTAACTACTGAAGAGTCCTTGGAATACCAGGGGAGGGTGGTTCAAGTAAGACAAATTCACTATCTTGTTGCTCTTCTATCGAAGATCAAATCATCAGAAGACTTTTCATTAGACTCCTTGAAAGCAATTCAGGAGAACTTTGTTAAAAgatttaatttttaa